Genomic DNA from Methanofollis sp. W23:
TTCGAGGAGATGTTCAAGACTCTGGGAATTCAAACCCAAAAAGAGAAGGGAGATCTATTTCCAGAACCAATGCTGAAATTCAGGTCTCAATGAGGGCGAAACCGTTGCAATTGACCTCTCTGCCAGTCTCACCGGCAGCCTTTCTCATAATGGAACTTCTTGCAGAACGCGGAGAAACGCCCAAGCATGTCAGACGAACGGGAACCGTTCTTGAAATACTCCACCAATGCTCCTATCTGCTCGATGGTCTCAGGGTGGAGTTCGTGCTCCATGAAACAGGCATCTTTGTCGGCGATATCTTCAGGCACCTCGATGAGCATCAAGAACGACTTGAGCGTATCGTGCCTGAACTTGATCACCCAGGCGACCTTCTCCCCCTCAGGTTTGAGGGTCACCCCTTCGTATTTCCGGTACTCGACCATACCCATCCGGTCGAGCTTCTGGAACATTTCCACAACACTTGAGGGGCTGACATCAAGTTCGCCGGCGATGTCCTTGGTCCTGGCATACCCCTTCTCAAGAGAGACATTGAGGATGGCCTCAAGGTAATCTTCGGCTTTTCTGGTGAGGGCAATCACGCCCTGTACCTTTACCATGCTTCATCAAAAAGGTTGTTCAGGCTCCCTGCCTCTCGTTGAGGAGGAGCCAGGCGACAATGATCGTGAAGGGGAGGAGGACGATCGCGGGGGCATATGGGGGTGCAAACCCGCCGATAAAGCCTCCAACCGAGTTGAAGAACGCTTCGCTCTCCTCTCCCGCCGGGATACCGCCGCAGATCATGCCGAAGATGTCGCAGCCTGCGACCAGCCAGACCATGATCGCTCCCAGCACCGCGGTGGCGCGCTGGTTGAGGTCTCCAAGGCCGCGGGCCCCGGCGAGCATGAAGAACCCGCCGAGGGCGACGACCAGGCCACCCCAGGCCCAGCGGAAGAAGTCGTCGCCGGTGATCTCAAGAATGCCGATACTGATCGGCCCGGCGCCGCCCGCCCAGACAAGGACGTCGGCAAGGCCGAGGATGAGTGCCGCCACTCCAACGAGGGCGGCAACGATGGATGCGATAGTATATGATGTCTTCATTTATGCCAACCCCAGGAGGATACCGATTGCATGGATTGCCCCACCATATGCGAAGACGACTACAGCCAGGGTCGCAACTGCGGCCAGGAGCTGTTTCCAGCCTTCACGGAGCATAACCACGAAGGTGGCCACGCACGGGAAGTAGATGGAGATCAGGACGACTGCGGTGATCATCTGGTACGGCGTCATGGCGATGGTGGAGAGCTGAGCAACCGCAAGATCCTTCCTGAGGAAGGCAGCGATGAGCGGAGCGACAGTCTCTGAAGGCACCCCGAACCACGAGATGAATATGGGCGCAAGGAGTTCAGAGAGACCCTGGATCACGCCGGCGAGATACAGCACGTTGACGATGAGGATACCGAGCCAGACAAAGGGGACCGCCTCCTTGAGGTAGCCTTTGGTCCGGTTCCAGAGTTTCTTCGCCACGTTCTCGCGAATCGGCCAGCGGTATGGCGGGACGTCGATAAGGATCTCAGGATTGTCCCCTGGTATCAGGCGGTCGAGCAGGAACCCGAAGATCGCAAACCCGACGACGAGATACAGGATGACCCATCCCACGGTCTCAGGGATGACAGCAAGCATGATCCCGAGCTGCGCCCCGCATGGGACGAAAATCGCAAGGAGCGTCATCATCAAGAACCGCTGTTTCTTCGTTTCCAGTACCCTGGTCGCGGTGACGGCCGGGACATTGCACCCGAGGCCGAGGATCGTCGGGACGATCGCATACCCGTGGAGCCCGATCTTGTGGAGGAAGGTGTCGGCCAGGACGGCAAGCCGCGGCAGATACCCTGAGTCCTCAAGGAGGGTCATGGTCAGGTAGAAGATGAACACTGCCGGAAGAACGACTCCCAGGGAGACGAAGAGCCCTGAAGTCAGGACGCCGAAGGCCTCGAAACAGTTGTCAGCAAGCGGGTCGCCGACGAAGAGGAAGTAGTGAATGCTGGTTGGGTCCGGCCAGGCGCTCTGGAGCCAGGGGAGCCAGTGGTTGTCGAAGAACTTGACCATGAACCCGTCGGTAACCAGGTCGCCTGCGAACGAGCAGAAGATGCTCCAGAAGGCATACAGGACGGCGAGGGCGACCGGCAGGCCGGTGAGCGGTTTGACGGTGAGGTCGCCGAGGGCGTCGCCCAGGCCGCGGCGCGAGACCCCGGTCGAGACGACCTTGCTTGCGACCTGGTCGACGAGGTCCCAGCGCTCGTCTGCGGTAAGCCCCATTAACTGCTCCCCCCGCATCCTGCGCATCCTGCGCATTTGCTCATACGGGCGGTCTCAGGGGACGAACCATTTGCCCGTGCGGCGATGGCGTCGATGTCGGCGGGTTGCGCCTTCCTGAGCATCCCGGCCAGGTCCTTGATCCCCTCTCCAACTGTGGCCGAGGTCTGGACGACCGGGAGGCCAAGGAGGTTCTGGAGACGGCGGGCGTCGACTTTGATCGATTTCGCACGGGCGGCGTCCATCATATTGAGGACGACGATCACCGGCGCACCCCGCTCGATCACCTCGAAGCCCAGATACAGCCCGCGTTCCAGGCGGGTGGCGTCGAGGACAAGGAGCACGGTGGCTTTGGGGTATTTGTTCAGGATCTGGGAGGCCACTTCTTCGGCGGCGTCCCGCGGTTCAAGCGAGTATGCTCCAGGCACGTCGATGATCTCGTAGGTCGTGCCGCCTTCGACGAGGGTGCCCTTTGTGAAGTCGACGGTCGTGCCAGGATAATTGGAGACGACGGCCTCGGAACCGGTGAGCCGGTTGAAGAGGGCGCTCTTGCCTACGTTGGGGTTCCCGACCATCAGGACGGTCTGGGTGTGTGTATTCTTTTTATTCATGGGTGTTTCGCTCCTGGGATGTTTTTTCAGACCTCGACCACCACCAGGGCGGCGATCTCAAGGCCCATGGCGACCTCGACCCCTTCGGCGAGGACAACCGCCGGGCCCTTTATCGGTTGCTTGGTAATCATCTCCAGGCGTTTTCCTTTTCTGATGCCAAGGCAGTTTAAATCGTGGTGGGATCCAAGGAGTGCGGTGACAACCCCGGTCTCGCCAAATTCCATCTCTGTCACTTTTTTCTGCGTCATACAATCTCTCGACGTCTATTTGTGCTGCCATTCTCCTGCCGAGCACGATCTCGCCGCCCCCACTCTGGAGGACGACGGGGCCGAAGGTGCAGGAGACCATGGTGACGATACGACCGACCTGCACCCCGCGGAGAGCGAGGTGCTGGTGGAGGCCGTCTCTACCGTGGATATCGGTGATCCGCGCACGATCACCGGAGTTGAGTTCAGTCAGCTGCATGCACGCTGTTCCTCAGGAAAAGAATTGAATGTTCGAT
This window encodes:
- a CDS encoding ferrous iron transporter B, translated to MGLTADERWDLVDQVASKVVSTGVSRRGLGDALGDLTVKPLTGLPVALAVLYAFWSIFCSFAGDLVTDGFMVKFFDNHWLPWLQSAWPDPTSIHYFLFVGDPLADNCFEAFGVLTSGLFVSLGVVLPAVFIFYLTMTLLEDSGYLPRLAVLADTFLHKIGLHGYAIVPTILGLGCNVPAVTATRVLETKKQRFLMMTLLAIFVPCGAQLGIMLAVIPETVGWVILYLVVGFAIFGFLLDRLIPGDNPEILIDVPPYRWPIRENVAKKLWNRTKGYLKEAVPFVWLGILIVNVLYLAGVIQGLSELLAPIFISWFGVPSETVAPLIAAFLRKDLAVAQLSTIAMTPYQMITAVVLISIYFPCVATFVVMLREGWKQLLAAVATLAVVVFAYGGAIHAIGILLGLA
- a CDS encoding FeoA family protein produces the protein MTQKKVTEMEFGETGVVTALLGSHHDLNCLGIRKGKRLEMITKQPIKGPAVVLAEGVEVAMGLEIAALVVVEV
- a CDS encoding iron dependent repressor, metal binding and dimerization domain protein, with the translated sequence MVKVQGVIALTRKAEDYLEAILNVSLEKGYARTKDIAGELDVSPSSVVEMFQKLDRMGMVEYRKYEGVTLKPEGEKVAWVIKFRHDTLKSFLMLIEVPEDIADKDACFMEHELHPETIEQIGALVEYFKNGSRSSDMLGRFSAFCKKFHYEKGCR
- a CDS encoding FeoB small GTPase domain-containing protein, with the translated sequence MNKKNTHTQTVLMVGNPNVGKSALFNRLTGSEAVVSNYPGTTVDFTKGTLVEGGTTYEIIDVPGAYSLEPRDAAEEVASQILNKYPKATVLLVLDATRLERGLYLGFEVIERGAPVIVVLNMMDAARAKSIKVDARRLQNLLGLPVVQTSATVGEGIKDLAGMLRKAQPADIDAIAARANGSSPETARMSKCAGCAGCGGSS